Proteins encoded within one genomic window of Festucalex cinctus isolate MCC-2025b chromosome 18, RoL_Fcin_1.0, whole genome shotgun sequence:
- the LOC144006049 gene encoding uncharacterized protein LOC144006049, translating to MVRLEELAMALVDLDQAVLAQEQVDLDQLVASDPMVQAWEQVVMDLVVLARELVALHLEVVSDQVAPAQEALYQAMLAQEQVALDLVVGSDKVVQALEPLDSYQAVLPRALEASHQVVLAWEQVDLDWEVLEQVASVQVVQAQD from the coding sequence ATGGTTCGATTGGAGGAGCTGGCTATGGCACTGGTGGATTTGGACCAGGCGGTGCTGGCACAGGAACAGGTGGATTTGGACCAGCTGGTAGCTTCAGACCCAATGGTGCAGGCATGGGAACAGGTGGTTATGGACCTAGTGGTGCTGGCACGGGAACTGGTGGCTTTGCACCTGGAGGTGGTTTCAGACCAGGTGGCGCCGGCACAGGAGGCTTTATACCAGGCAATGTTGGCACAGGAGCAGGTGGCTTTGGACCTGGTGGTGGGTTCAGACAAGGTGGTGCAGGCACTGGAACCGCTGGATTCGTACCAGGCGGTGCTGCCAAGGGCACTGGAGGCTTCACACCAGGTGGTGCTAGCATGGGAACAGGTGGATTTGGACTGGGAGGTGCTGGAGCAGGTGGCTTCGGTCCAGGTGGTGCAGGCACAGGATTAG